The proteins below are encoded in one region of Campylobacter rectus:
- a CDS encoding peptidylprolyl isomerase, with protein sequence MNKFLFATLSLAAAMSLNAAVHATVNGSDITDKDIAFTLAAMPGVTLEQLPKDTQKKVIDETISRKLLLDEAKKSGLEKTDEYKAALEEVKDNIALDLWMKRIFDNVKVSENEISDFYNKNKAEFAVPAQVKAKHILVAAEKDANDVIAALKGLKGDALVKKFEELAKAKSTDQGSAENGGELGWFGQSQMVKPFADAAFALKKGEITAKPVKSNFGYHVILKEDSKAAGTVGLNEVKPQIEGNLKMEKFRNDIRKRGDELRAKAKVEYK encoded by the coding sequence ATGAATAAATTTTTATTCGCGACTCTTAGTTTGGCTGCGGCTATGAGCCTAAATGCTGCGGTTCATGCGACCGTAAACGGATCTGATATCACCGATAAAGACATAGCTTTCACGCTTGCGGCGATGCCCGGCGTCACGCTAGAGCAGCTTCCTAAAGACACTCAAAAAAAAGTGATCGACGAGACTATCAGCAGAAAGCTTTTGCTAGACGAGGCTAAAAAAAGCGGACTAGAAAAAACCGACGAATATAAAGCCGCGCTAGAAGAGGTTAAAGATAACATCGCGCTTGATCTTTGGATGAAGAGAATTTTCGATAACGTCAAAGTAAGCGAAAACGAAATCAGCGATTTTTACAACAAAAATAAAGCCGAATTTGCCGTGCCCGCTCAAGTAAAAGCTAAACATATCCTAGTAGCTGCCGAAAAAGACGCCAACGACGTGATAGCCGCGCTAAAAGGACTAAAGGGCGATGCGCTCGTTAAAAAATTCGAAGAGCTGGCCAAGGCTAAATCTACGGATCAAGGTTCTGCCGAAAATGGTGGCGAGCTAGGCTGGTTCGGTCAATCCCAAATGGTAAAACCTTTCGCGGACGCCGCTTTTGCTCTTAAAAAAGGCGAGATAACCGCTAAGCCTGTTAAATCAAATTTCGGCTACCACGTGATCTTAAAAGAAGATAGCAAGGCTGCTGGCACCGTGGGTCTAAACGAGGTAAAACCTCAGATCGAAGGCAATCTAAAGATGGAGAAATTTAGAAACGATATCAGAAAAAGAGGCGACGAGCTTCGCGCGAAAGCGAAAGTAGAATACAAATAA
- a CDS encoding M20/M25/M40 family metallo-hydrolase yields the protein MQKNEVMNDFKKLCEIPHCSCETEQMREFLADFARSQGFSVNVDQAGNIHAVKGEPKICLQSHYDMVCVGAAPNLQLIEENGILRAKNSTLGADDGIGVAMMMGAMREFANLECLFTNDEEVGLVGANAFKGKILSPNLLNLDSEEDDRVTLGCAGGINVSAKIGAQSVKKSGKIYEIGVTGLSGGHSGNEIHKNIPNATKLLAKFLAEEGCELISLDFGERSNSIPANAVCKALCAHEPKQRGLAWVKSLGEGEADVLVNSGKILALINSFAQGVRSYDTELGMVNESINLSTVKQKEGVIEFDFFARAMKREGLENLGFETATLASVLGFEVRVADRSANWAPCISDFAHLVLEELQKQKPQAKFAAVHAGLECGVLVAKQPELQACSIGPNIHSPHSVNEHCEIASVEMMVDVVRNIVARLQ from the coding sequence ATGCAAAAAAACGAGGTTATGAACGATTTTAAGAAGCTGTGCGAGATACCGCACTGCAGCTGCGAAACGGAGCAGATGAGGGAGTTTTTGGCGGATTTTGCGCGCTCTCAGGGCTTTAGCGTGAACGTCGATCAGGCGGGCAATATCCACGCCGTAAAGGGCGAGCCTAAAATTTGCCTGCAAAGCCACTACGATATGGTTTGTGTGGGCGCGGCGCCGAATTTGCAGCTCATCGAAGAGAACGGCATACTAAGGGCGAAAAACTCGACTCTAGGCGCTGACGACGGCATCGGCGTGGCGATGATGATGGGCGCGATGCGGGAGTTTGCAAATTTAGAGTGCCTATTTACCAACGACGAAGAGGTTGGGCTCGTGGGCGCAAACGCCTTTAAAGGTAAAATTTTATCGCCGAATCTTCTAAATTTAGACAGCGAAGAGGATGACCGCGTAACGCTAGGATGTGCCGGCGGCATAAACGTAAGCGCAAAAATCGGCGCGCAGAGCGTTAAAAAGAGCGGTAAAATTTACGAGATCGGCGTCACGGGGCTTAGCGGCGGACACTCGGGCAACGAGATACACAAAAATATCCCAAATGCAACGAAGCTGCTGGCGAAATTCCTCGCCGAGGAGGGCTGCGAGCTAATCAGCCTGGATTTTGGCGAGAGGAGCAACTCGATCCCCGCAAACGCCGTGTGTAAGGCGCTCTGCGCGCATGAGCCAAAGCAGCGCGGCCTAGCGTGGGTAAAGAGCCTCGGCGAGGGCGAAGCGGACGTGCTGGTAAATAGCGGCAAAATTTTAGCGCTAATTAACTCCTTCGCTCAGGGCGTGCGCAGCTACGACACCGAGCTTGGCATGGTAAATGAAAGCATAAATCTCTCGACCGTTAAGCAAAAAGAGGGCGTGATCGAGTTTGACTTTTTCGCTCGCGCGATGAAGCGAGAGGGGCTCGAAAATCTGGGCTTTGAAACCGCTACGCTGGCTAGTGTGCTGGGTTTTGAGGTCAGAGTGGCCGACCGCTCGGCGAACTGGGCGCCGTGCATCAGCGACTTCGCGCATCTGGTGCTTGAGGAACTGCAAAAACAAAAGCCGCAGGCTAAATTTGCCGCTGTGCACGCAGGCCTTGAGTGCGGTGTGCTGGTCGCAAAACAGCCCGAGCTGCAAGCCTGCTCCATAGGCCCAAACATCCACTCGCCCCACTCGGTAAACGAGCACTGCGAGATAGCGTCGGTGGAGATGATGGTGGATGTGGTGAGAAACATCGTCGCTAGACTTCAGTAG
- a CDS encoding transglutaminase-like domain-containing protein, which produces MQRRDFLRNTAILGAVMATPSTVFGGSKAVGNKRVFDVTLNHEILEAGKKTRLWIPLPFIREYQSVSDIKFDGNFANPSVNYGAIPTLYVDYAEVAKPTLSVKFRAQTFERNTDFSKVKFNPNEKLSAETEFYLKPTQQIPNDGIVKQKAEEIAKGIKGDLERAKAIYTWVANTMQRDNSVIGCGTGDVKAILESGKLVGKCTDINSVFVGLCRAVGIPAREIFGIRVGQSRFSNEMGKADEKGFAAISGGQHCRAEFYLKGHGWIPVDPADVAKVRLGEKLSNDDSKLAKVREFLFGNWEMCWIGFNDARDFVLSPKPAEFPLNNFGYPYGEVDDNVLNYYSPKEFSYDYKSQEVK; this is translated from the coding sequence ATGCAAAGACGCGATTTTTTAAGAAACACTGCGATTTTAGGCGCCGTTATGGCAACTCCGAGCACCGTTTTTGGAGGGAGCAAGGCCGTGGGCAACAAGAGGGTTTTTGACGTAACTCTAAATCACGAAATTTTAGAGGCTGGCAAGAAAACCAGGCTGTGGATACCGCTGCCGTTCATCAGGGAGTACCAAAGCGTGAGCGATATCAAATTTGACGGCAATTTTGCTAATCCGTCGGTGAATTATGGCGCGATCCCGACGCTTTACGTAGATTACGCCGAGGTGGCAAAGCCGACGCTTAGCGTTAAATTTAGAGCCCAGACCTTCGAGCGAAACACCGATTTTAGCAAGGTTAAATTTAACCCGAACGAAAAGCTAAGTGCCGAGACGGAATTTTATCTAAAACCTACCCAGCAGATCCCAAACGACGGCATCGTAAAGCAAAAAGCGGAGGAGATCGCTAAAGGCATAAAAGGCGATCTAGAGCGCGCAAAAGCGATCTACACGTGGGTGGCAAACACCATGCAGCGCGATAACAGCGTCATCGGCTGCGGCACGGGCGACGTAAAAGCGATACTTGAAAGCGGCAAGCTGGTGGGCAAATGCACCGACATAAACTCCGTATTCGTGGGACTCTGCCGCGCTGTTGGTATCCCTGCGCGTGAGATTTTCGGTATCAGAGTAGGGCAGAGCAGATTTTCAAACGAGATGGGAAAGGCCGACGAGAAGGGTTTTGCGGCGATCTCTGGCGGTCAGCACTGCAGGGCGGAATTTTATCTCAAAGGCCACGGCTGGATCCCGGTCGATCCCGCAGACGTCGCGAAGGTGCGCCTAGGCGAGAAGCTAAGCAACGACGACAGCAAGCTCGCCAAAGTTCGCGAGTTTTTATTCGGCAACTGGGAGATGTGCTGGATCGGCTTTAACGACGCGCGCGACTTTGTCCTATCGCCGAAGCCTGCGGAATTTCCGCTAAATAACTTCGGTTATCCTTACGGCGAAGTGGACGATAACGTGCTAAATTACTATTCGCCGAAAGAATTTAGCTACGACTACAAGTCGCAAGAGGTCAAATGA
- the fbaA gene encoding class II fructose-bisphosphate aldolase, with protein sequence MGVLDVVKAGVLSGDDVTRLYKYAKEQGFALPAVNVVGSDSINAVLEAAKTANSPVIIQFSNGGAGFYAGKACKDAGVLGAVAGAQHVHLLAQAYGVPVILHTDHAARKLLPWIDELVKFSRKYKKAHGAPLFSSHMLDLSEESLNENLSTCEKYLNELSELGISLEIELGVTGGEEDGVDNTSVDNALLYTQPEDVAQAYERLSKISDRFSIAASFGNVHGVYKPGNVVLRPEILKNSQEFVREKFNLQSDKPVNFVFHGGSGSEIADIKDAVSYGVVKMNIDTDTQWAFWDGVREYELKNRAYLQGQIGNPEGEDKPNKKYYDPRKWLRSGEESMVKRLLTAFEDLNCLNRN encoded by the coding sequence ATGGGTGTTTTAGACGTAGTAAAAGCCGGCGTTTTAAGCGGCGATGACGTAACTAGGCTATATAAATACGCAAAGGAGCAGGGTTTTGCCTTGCCTGCGGTAAACGTGGTCGGAAGCGACTCGATAAATGCCGTTTTAGAAGCGGCGAAGACGGCTAACTCACCCGTTATCATCCAGTTTAGTAACGGCGGGGCGGGCTTTTACGCGGGTAAAGCATGTAAGGACGCGGGCGTCCTAGGCGCGGTAGCGGGCGCACAGCACGTGCATCTGCTAGCCCAGGCTTACGGCGTGCCCGTGATCCTTCACACCGATCATGCGGCTAGAAAGCTGCTGCCGTGGATAGATGAGCTGGTTAAATTTAGCCGCAAATATAAAAAAGCCCACGGCGCACCGCTTTTTAGCTCGCATATGCTTGATCTTAGCGAAGAGAGCCTCAATGAAAATTTAAGCACCTGCGAGAAGTATTTGAATGAGCTTAGCGAGCTTGGTATCAGCCTAGAGATCGAGCTTGGCGTAACGGGCGGCGAAGAGGACGGCGTGGATAATACCAGCGTCGATAACGCGCTTCTTTATACCCAGCCCGAAGACGTCGCGCAGGCATACGAACGGCTAAGCAAAATCAGCGATAGATTTAGCATCGCGGCGAGCTTTGGCAATGTCCACGGCGTATATAAGCCGGGCAATGTCGTGTTGCGACCCGAAATTTTAAAAAATTCGCAAGAATTCGTGCGCGAAAAATTTAATCTGCAATCCGATAAACCCGTAAATTTCGTCTTTCACGGCGGTAGCGGTAGCGAGATCGCCGATATAAAAGACGCAGTTAGCTACGGCGTGGTAAAAATGAACATCGACACCGATACGCAGTGGGCGTTTTGGGACGGCGTGAGAGAGTATGAGCTCAAAAACAGAGCCTATCTGCAAGGTCAAATCGGCAATCCCGAAGGCGAGGATAAACCGAACAAAAAATACTACGATCCGCGCAAATGGCTGCGAAGCGGCGAGGAATCGATGGTAAAGCGCCTACTAACGGCGTTTGAAGATTTAAACTGCTTAAATAGAAATTAA
- a CDS encoding heavy-metal-associated domain-containing protein — protein sequence MNKILSILLLASVAFANQNFIIKVEGMHCPLCTAMVRKALLSVDGVISAKASLRDKTARVETKDGVSEKQLLDAVATTGYTGEIVK from the coding sequence ATGAATAAAATTCTATCTATTTTACTGCTTGCAAGCGTGGCCTTCGCAAATCAAAATTTCATCATCAAAGTCGAGGGGATGCACTGTCCGCTGTGTACGGCGATGGTGCGAAAAGCCCTGCTAAGCGTTGACGGCGTCATCAGCGCCAAGGCTAGCCTGCGCGACAAAACCGCCCGCGTCGAGACGAAAGACGGCGTGAGCGAGAAACAGCTGCTAGATGCGGTGGCGACGACGGGCTACACGGGCGAGATAGTTAAGTAA
- the nth gene encoding endonuclease III: MRTKKDVNAIKNLFLENYKDAGSELKFQNLYELLVCVMLSAQCTDKRVNLITPSLFEAYPDVASLARANLASVKALINSCSFFNNKAENLIKMAKSVMSEFDGEIPATEKELMSLAGVGQKTAHVVLIEHFGSNLMAVDTHVFRVAHRLGLSRGKTPEAVELDLTKAFKTQLNTLHQAMVLFGRYTCKAIKPNCKECFLNELCSSKDKKFP; the protein is encoded by the coding sequence ATGAGAACGAAAAAAGACGTAAACGCTATCAAAAATTTATTTTTGGAAAATTACAAAGACGCCGGCAGCGAGCTTAAATTTCAAAATCTCTATGAGCTGCTCGTGTGCGTGATGCTAAGCGCGCAGTGCACCGATAAGCGCGTAAATTTGATCACGCCTTCGCTTTTTGAGGCCTACCCGGACGTCGCGAGCCTCGCGCGGGCAAATCTAGCCAGCGTAAAAGCGCTCATAAATTCCTGTAGTTTTTTTAACAACAAGGCCGAAAATTTGATCAAAATGGCAAAGAGCGTGATGAGCGAATTTGACGGCGAGATACCCGCGACCGAAAAGGAGCTGATGAGTCTAGCCGGCGTTGGCCAAAAGACTGCGCACGTCGTGCTGATCGAGCATTTTGGATCAAATTTGATGGCCGTGGACACGCACGTCTTTCGCGTGGCGCATAGACTTGGTCTTAGCAGGGGCAAAACGCCCGAAGCCGTCGAACTTGACCTAACCAAAGCCTTTAAAACGCAGCTAAACACGCTTCATCAAGCGATGGTGCTTTTTGGCCGCTACACCTGTAAAGCGATAAAGCCAAACTGCAAGGAGTGCTTTTTAAACGAGCTGTGTAGTAGCAAAGATAAGAAATTTCCTTAA